A window of Choloepus didactylus isolate mChoDid1 chromosome 21, mChoDid1.pri, whole genome shotgun sequence contains these coding sequences:
- the C21H16orf82 gene encoding LOW QUALITY PROTEIN: protein TNT (The sequence of the model RefSeq protein was modified relative to this genomic sequence to represent the inferred CDS: deleted 1 base in 1 codon) produces MPRSPDVVAGKERPQSPQKVSFSAPPLPPAQTADVTGAALFPSYPHLTGLVTMGTEPANQNTQFQKHRLIIDTPSPRQVTSQHSEASQGPLLLDKQIKLPPIFLQGGKGTSSTCDAQGQNPSLQSPSLEHQSHTWPCHDAAVTKEPPRISCSRLEHTWSSESDVRSFRFSSLENSRNSSLVSSGYAGDEESSEISLVCNSQLSQLGREHKIQEDDTQTDQLYAAYCPSQLKSPQTGQADSTEQAGGEK; encoded by the exons ATGCCGAGGTCTCCTGATGTGGTGGCTGGAAAGGAAAGGCCACAGTCCCCTCAGAAAGTGTCCTTTTctgccccacccctccctccagcccagaCCGCTGATGTAACAGGTGCAGCATTGTTCCCCTCCTACCCCCACCTCACAGGCCTCGTCACCATGGGAACCGAGCCAGCCAATCAGAACACTCAGTTTCAAAAGCACAGACTTATA ATTGATACGCCTTCTCCCAGACAAGTCACAAGCCAACATTCAGAGGCCTCCCAAGGTCCCCTCCTCCTGGATAAGCAAATTAAGTTGCCCCCCATTTTCCTCCAGGGAGGAAAAGGGACGTCTTCTACCTGTGATGCCCAGGGACAGAATCCAAGCCTGCAATCACCCAGCTTAGAGCACCAGTCACACACATGGCCATGTCATGATGCAGCCGTGACCAAGGAGCCCCCGAGAATCTCCTGCAGCAGACTGGAACACACCTGGAGCAGTGAGAGCGATGTGAGGAGCTTTCGATTCTCCAGCCTGGAAAACAGCCGCAACAGCAGCCTGGTCAGCAGCGGGTACGCGGGGGACGAGGAGAGCAGTGAAATCAGCCTGGTGTGCAACAGTCAGCTCAGCCAGTTGGGCAGAGAGCACAAGATCCAGGAGGACGACACCCAGACCGACCAGCTGTACGCCGCCTACTGTCCCAGCCAGTTAAAGAGCCCACAGACCGGCCAGGCAGACAGCACCGAGCAGGCTGGAGGGGAAAAGTGA